The Triticum urartu cultivar G1812 chromosome 6, Tu2.1, whole genome shotgun sequence genome includes the window GAGGCGTACGATGGGGGCTCATTGCGTGGCTCGCGAGCGACAGGCCGAATCGTTCGGCCATTGCGTGGCTCGCGAGCGACCGGCCGAATCGTTCGGCCGGCGCACCGCGCCCCAACGTTTACCTAGTCTTTTTTTGCGGAAGGATTAAGATCTGTTATAAAAATTCACAGGAAATGCGTAACACTCAgacataataaaaattacaatGAGCCTGACTGTTTTTTAGTGAAGCGAGGATGGAAGCCGCCATGGATACCATAAATCCAGAAAGTTCAGAATTTGACCATGGCAAATCGAATATTTTCAATTGTAATTTTAGTGACGCGAGGATGGTAAGTTTAGTTGACACACACAGCAATTTTCTGGCAAAAAATACAAAAAGCACGGATTAGCTATGCTTGCCAACTAAAATTGTCATCCTCACGTCACTATGGCCCAGCCCATCTTTTCCAAACCTTTTGGATTGCTATTCTGCTCCTAATGGGCCACAAAGAGTGATATTATGGGCTTCAGGGTCGCTACCTCGTTGCGAGCGAGAAGTTGTGACGCCGAACGGATCGCCCAATCCGGGATTGATTGGGAGAAGCAGGCGCTGGATTTGTGGTGTCGGAGTTGCAGATTTTCCAGCCATGGAGGGCTCCCGAACACGCCCTAAAATTGCCATCGGAAACGATGGATTTGTTATGGTTAAATCCTCAACATTGAGGCGTTATCAGGGTCCAAACATTATACTACTATAAATGATCATACAATTTTTCTAATTTCAGATTTTGTGTGCTGTCATGCACAATTTTTCTTTTAAAATTCTACTCCATCTGTAAATTAATACAAGGCATTTTAGATCAGTAAACATCTTATAGAGGGAGTAGATATGAACTTTCGTCAAGTTACAACCGGCTTCAGATAGTGTTGCGACTGTCAGAAACAGATTCAGTCATAAACGGATCCAGTAGGGGGCGAGCTGGGGCCATGGCTCCCCCATGCTGGATTTTTCCCTTAAATTACGCCTATGTAATATATGGATTTGCAGAGTTAATGCCTAAATTTTTATGTATAGCCCCCTCCAACGATCATACATATATCGACCCCCTCAAATAAACTTCTTGCCTCCATCCCTGGTGACCATGGTCAAACTAAGCAGAAGTTGATGCGAGCAACAAGAGGACGCGGTGGTGCCGCAACGCCACGTGACAAAGCTGCGAGAGATGACAACCTCGGCTCGACAAaccggggggaggggggttgattttttttttctgttttcctGCCAAAGAGGTGAGGTCGACGCCGCTTGATGTGCCTCCTCTTCCCTGGCAGCGAGTTAGATGTCGACTAGGCCCTCACCCCCGACGCAACGTCTTTGTATAGCACCAGGGAGAGGGACACAAAATCCGCAATTGTCGAGTTCATGCCGTTGGGGTAGTATTTGATCCGCCAGCGGTGGTCGCTGAAGACGAAAGGGCGGAACTTGATGCGCTTTCCGGTGATCAGCGGTGCAGATGGCCGGGTAATGTTCGACGATATTGACGACTTCTTGCAACCATGGCGGCGCAGTGTAGACTCGTGGTGTATTTTACCATCAACAAACACTTCCACCGGAGGCATGGAATCGCCAGAGCGTCTCCATGAGATTTTGGCAGCACCATCTGTTCTCGCCATTTGAGCTGCGACTGATGTCACTCCAACGTTAACAGAGGTTCTGGTTCCGCGGACGGTCTTTGGCAGGCTGCTTTGTGTCACGTTTAGTCTGAGTCTGAGTGGTCATGTCCACATACAGATCACGTGCACTTGCGCCATCTTCTTTTGGCTCAACACCTGCTCGGCATGGATTATCATTGCTCTTTTTTTCACtttctttttgttttctattCGCCTTGGCATAGCTTCGATCTTGTATGACTTTGCTAATTGCTGATGAGATTTTTGTGTGTGCGCATCTgtgttggctgtgtgcatcctagCTATGCAGAGGCTGGGTGTGTGCTCTTTGTGTTTGTATCCCCTTGATGCTTCATATTGAGCTAATAAAATCCACCCTTTATTGAAAAAAAAAGTACAGAACAAGAACGATATAGCTATGCAACTGTAAATATACTAGATTGTAGATGAGTGCTAGCAGCCACACTGGATAATATAGGAGTATAACCAAATAAGCTATGTTTTTCTTTTATTCAGACAAAACTGCCACAGTATTTACAGCCATGATCTGAAAGGTAAGCAAGGTTTAGCTTTGTACCGTCACAAAATCTTCTGATGATAGCGTGGAATCCCGTGTGTACCTGGCTTCTTCCAACACCTTTGTTAGTACTTGCTGAGAGGCGTCAATTCAGATCGCGTTAAGTTCCGGTTCCAGTCCAGCAGTACAGAACAGGAGCAATATGCAGAGAAGAAATGCTATAGAATTGTAAATGTCGTTTATAGATGAGTACTAGTAGTAGCCACACCGGATAAGAGTATAACTACATAAGTTATTGTTTGTTTTTGTTCATATGAACCTGCCATGGCCCATGGTATTACAGCTCAGATAAGAGTGGTAAGCAAGGTTCAGTTGTGTACCGTCATAAAATCTTCTAATGATAGTGCGCAATCCCATGCATACCCAGCCTCTTCGAACACCTTTGTTAGTACTTGCTGAAAGGCGCCAATTCAAATCACATTACTCTGAGATTGTACTGCTGTATATGAGCTTGAAAAGAACAAAACACAAGAAGTTCGAAGTGACACTGAAATTCTTCCTTATATCAGAGCGAACGCTTACTACATGCAAAGTCTTAACGATGTCTGATAATGAACTCTTGACTAAGGATGAGTTTCtaaataattattattttttGAACTAATAGTAAAAAGTTGCATTACACCGAGTACTATCTTTGCACAGCACCGGCATACGCTACTTCGAACAGTTGAAGCTATGAAGAAACAGACAACTTAGTGTCAGGGTCCCCTTCAGATGTTATGCTCACTTGATGTGTTCATCATGGCAGGATACTAATTATTTGAAGAGAAAATAGGGAAAATGTCACATTTCTTTGTCTATTTAGTTAGTTACTTGCTGAGTCAATGAGAACCTCTGTTTGCTGCCCTGACATAGAATGTTGCACTGCGAAGCATGCTACTTTAAACATTTGCAGCTACAGGGAAACCTATGATTTAGTGGCATGGACCGCTTCAGAAAAGTATTTATTCTCAATTGATGTGTTTATGATGGAAATTAGGATGCCAGTTATTTGAAGAAGAAATAAGGAAACGGTCACATCTTTGTTGCTCTGACATGGATGACCCTGTTAGATTGTTGGGTCTCATAAAACCTCTACCATGTCCCTGAAGGTTACTCCCCCCTTGCCCATCGATATCATACACCTTAACTATCACTGTTCCATGAAACATAAAACAAAATCAATACTGGAAATGAGTTATCATGAGCGCAATCAGTCCATAATCAACATATACTCGTTTCGAGAATCAAAATGTAGAAAGAAAAGGTAAATTCAAACAGGATTAAGCATTACACTCAATCTTTTGCTGAATGCTGCCCCTTGCGCTGGCTGAAGGTAGAGAGGAAGGAAAAGAAAATTTTAAAGTTCAACCCATCAACCATACATAGAAACCTTGTATGAAAGAGGAGAAATGGAAACTCAAAACCAGACCCGTATCTATAGTTGTCACTGCAGAATGTCCAAAGTATGGCTTTGACGGTCAAACATAGAGCAAGGAAAATCAACAGAGCTgggtttttttgttttgtttggtAGAACTGCATGAGATAGGGCATATGAGACACCTAGTTTTACAGGGAAAGAAAACTATGATGCCTTTCATATCCACTGAAGCTAACCTAAGCTGGAGCCGTTTTCCAACCAGATGTGGAAAGATGCTTTCATTTATAGTGAGGTTCAGGAAATACACTTTCAGGTTCCACATGACTTGGACACAAACCATGACAAGAGTTCATATGCTAATCCTTCCATATCATAAAGGTCGAAGTGACTAGCATTGACGTGTCACTAGGACGGCTTCGACAGCGCTCGTGCACCCTAAATTGGGAAGAACTGCACCTGCCGGAGATTGACATGTCGGGGCTCGACCCCCCTTTCTCCGAACTGGAGGTGTGGGCGGCGGTGATGGCCTCGCCAACGGAGAAGGCGCCTGGACCGGACGGATTCACTGGGCGCTTTTTCAGGGCATGTTGGAGCACGGTCAAGCACGACATCATGGCAGTTTTTTAGAAGTTCTACAACCTGGCGGGAACAAATCTAAAGGAAATCAATACCGCGTTCATTGCACTGCTGCCAAAAAAGGACGGGGCAACGGAGTTGTGCCATTTCAGGCCCATCAGCCTAATTCACTCCATCTCCAAGCTGATTGCAAAAGTGTTATCTTTGCGGCTGGCTGTCAAGCTCAAGGACCTGATCTCCCCGGCGCAAACCGCCTTCCAGAAGGGCAAATGTATCCATGATAGCTATCAGTATGTGCAAGGCTGCGTCAGAATGAAAAAAAACCGGCTCTCCTATTCAAACTGGATATTGCTAAAGCGTTCGATTTAGTTTCCTGGGAATATCTTCTGGAGCTCCTGCAAAGATTGGGTTTCAGCTCACGTTGGAGGGACTGGACCACCATGCTGTTGTCAACGGCTTCCTCCTCCGTCCTGATGAATGGCGAGCCTGGGGAGAAGTTCTTGCACCGTCAGGGTCTACGTCAGGGAGACCCTTTTTCGCCGTTGCTCTTCATCCTGGCCATCGACCCCCTCCACCGTCTGCTGGCTACGGCGACCGAGAAGGGGATGCTGGCTCCATTGCCGGGTCGGGGAACAAGCATGAGAGTATGCCTCTACGCCGACGATGCAGTTATCTTTGCCAATCCATCCAAGCCCGAGGTGGAAACACTGCTAGGCCTACTCGCAGATTTTGGGGAGGCCTCGGGGCTTCACCTCAACCAAAGTAAATCATCTGTGGCTGCCATTAGGTGCGACAATGTGATTTTGCCGGAAGTGCTACAGAGTTTCGGAGGCTCACTAACACATTTCCCAATGACTTACCTCGGGCTACCGATCTCGACGACCAGGCTTAGATTGTCTCACTTCCAATTCATCCTAGACAGAATAAAAGCGCGACTGGCGGGCTGGAAAGGAAGGCTGCTCAACCTGGCAGGCAGGAGGGTTCTAGTCTGGTGTGTGCTCTCCGCTCTGCCAACTTTTGCCATGACAGTCCTCAAGATCCCCAAGAAGATCATTAGAGAAATTGACAAGGCTAGAAGGCGGTTCTTATGGACCCAGGATGATGAGCTCACAGGCGGGAAGTGCAAGGTAGCCTGGTCCAAAGTCTGCTCCCCGGTGCGGCAAGGTGGGCTGGGCATCCTCGACCTAAACAAATTTAGCACAGCCCTTCGTCTCAGATGGCAGTGGCTAGCGTGGAAGCAGCCCGGAAGACCGTGGACGCAGCTGCAAATCCCGGCGTCGGAGAAGGAACGAAGAATCTTCAGCCTGGCTACAAGAGTTCAGATCGGAAACGGCCGCAAGGCTAGTTTCTGGAATGACAACTGGATAGGGGATTCTCCTCTAGCTATCTCATTCCCAGCAGTCTTCCATCACGCCCGCAGGAAGAACAGAAGCGTCGAGTCATCTCCCTGGAATGATCAATGGATCAAAGACCTACAGCATGGAGACACAATGGCCATAGCTCCGGAATTCCTGTCCATTTGGCGCATGATCCACACTGCAAACACTGTCTTGCGGCCTGACGTAGACGACCTTATAAGATGGCATGGCACAAGCAATGGCAGCTACACTGCAAGCTCTGCATACAATAAGCAGTTCCAGCCGGTTGCTCTGTCCAATCTCAACAATATGATCTGGAAAGTGTGGGCTCCTAACAAACTCAAGATGTTCATGTGGCTGCTGCTCCAAGACAGATTGTGGTGCAATGACCGGCTTCAGAGGAGGGGTTGGACCAATAACTACTTCTGCCAATTATGTCTCCGTAACCTTGAAACGTCTACACACTTGTTTTGGGACTGCAGTTTTGCGCGTCAAGTTTGGCTGCACGCGGCAGGGCGATCTGGCTGCTCCTCTCTGACTCCCTCGGACAGGGGTCTCCTTAACTCTGTGCAAATGATTCAGGAAATCATCAACCGGGCAACTCCACAAAGCAGAGGAGCAATTCAATCGATAATCATTATGATTCTGTGGGAAATATGGAAGGAGAGGAATGACTGCACCTTCCGCGGCTTGCTGCCTTGTTTTCAGCGAGTATGTGCAAGAATTAGCAGCAATTTGGAGCAATGGAGGCTAGCAGGAGCCAAGAAATTAGAGTCCCCTTTCGGGGATCTGTTGGGAGAGATTTAGTTTTTTTTGGTTTCTGGAGGGATAGCTGTCTGCATGGCCATCCCTCCCCTCTTTATTTTTCTCTGATCGTTTTGATCACCCCTTTGTACTCTCCTATCTGCTAAATCAATGAAGCCAGCGAGTTGCTGGGTCTTTCAAAAAAACTAGCATTGACGTAGAGTAGACCAtgatcatcgacaagaaggtaTTCACCGACTGAGTTGCATTTAGGAGGTTGGCATATCACTACAATGAATCAGATTCAGTTAGCCAGCTTTTACTACTGGCTACTACTAAGTGACTGTCAGTCGATTTCAAATCAAGATGGTTATTACCAGAAAGTATGGAGTACCTTTtttgagaacaaagtatggagtACCTGACACAGTGACACTCGATGTCTAGACGACACACCTGACATGTCTGCTAGTTGTGTTGGGTATTTGTCTCAGGGCTACATGTTTGTGAGAAAATAGTGCAAGATGCTCAACTACACTTCCTACATGGAGTCCTAATTTAATTTTTCCATAATTTACAGAGGAACTTTTGTTTGCGGATTTTATTTGAACTAATAGTAAAAGGTTGCATTCCAGAGTATTGTCCTTGCACTGCATATGCTACTTCGAACAGCTGAAGCTATGAAGAAACCTACAACTTAGTGTCAGGGTCCCCTTCAGAAGTTATGCTCACTTGATGTGTTCATCATGGGAGGATACTAGTTATTTGAAGAAGCAATAGAGAACCTGTCACATTTGTTTTTTTAGTTAGTTGCTTGCAAGTTAATGTACCACGCAATGAAATACAGGATTTTTATGAAATGTAAACCTCTGTTTGCTGCTCTGACATAGAATTTTGCACTGCGAAGCATGCTACTTTAAACATTTGCAGCTACATAGAAACCTAtgatggagtggcatggactgcATCAGAAAAGTATTTATTCTCACTTGATGTGTTTATGATGGAAGGATGCCAGTTATTTGAAGAAGAAATGAGGAAATAGTCACATCTTTGTTGCTCTGACATGGATGCccctgttagagtgttaggtcccATAAAACCTCTACCAGGTCCCTGAACCCACTCCCCTCTTGCCCATGAATATCATACACCTTAACTATCACTGTTCCATGAAATATAAAACAAAATCAATACCGGAAAATGAGTTATCATGAAGGCAATGAGTCCATAATCAACATATACTCATTTCGAAAATCAAAAGAGAGAAAAAAGCTAAATTTAAACTTGATTAAGCATTACACTCAATCTTTTGCTGAAGGCTGGCCCTTGCGCTGGCTGAAGGTACAGAGGAAGAAAACAAAATCCGTAAAATTAAATCCATCAACCATACATATCTTATGCTAATCCTTCCATATCATAAAGGTCGAAGTAACTAGCATTGACATAACCATGATCATCAACAAGAAGGTATTCACCGACCGAGTTGCACTTAGGAGGTTGGCACATCAGTACAATGAATCAGATTCAGTTAGCTAGCTATTACTACTGGCTAGTACTAAGTGACTGTCAGTTGATTTCAAATCAAGATGGTTATTTCCAGAAATTATGGAGTACCTGAAACTTGATGTCTAGACGACACATCTGACATGTCTGATAGTTGTGTTGGGTATTTGTCTCAGGGCTACATGTTTGTGCGAAAATAGTGTAAAATCCTCAAGTACACTTCCTACATGTAGTCCTAATTTAATTTTTGCCACTATTTACAGAGGAACTCTGATGGTTATGTAAATCAGTACCTCTCTTGGTAAACATAGGAGATAAGTTAAGCTAAGTGGCACTGTAGCAACAGCTTAGTCCGAGGACAGTACAAAACAACAAGATCACTTCATCAATCGACACGTGCTAAAACTCTGCATACCTGGGATAGTGGGTCGGTGGAGAACTCAGGGATGGAGAAGAATTCATCCTCGGAGACGAACCTCCTGGTGCAGCGGTCCAGCCAGCAGAACCACTCGTGCCTGCTGCGAGACTTCAGCTCTATTGGGAAAACAGCAACACCACATCAATTAGAATTTTTTTATACGAAAATTCTGCTAATCAAAGAACAGTGTTGTGTTTCTGTCGACACTACCTATCACCAACACAAAACACATGCTCCCCTCTTCTTTTTTTACCAATGAGCACTTGCCTGGTTTCAATATAAGATAGGAAATGGCTTTGCTGCTCCCTGAAGATCGACTTAAAATTTCACACGGAACCTGGACCACATTCAGAACAAGAAAATGTTGGATGTTTTAATTTTTCTGAGCTGAGATTGCATCCCATCACTCCCATGCGAATTTCTTGTGATGCGACTGGCCTTAACCAATGTGATAACTCTTGCAGGATCAAACTGTTGTCCCTAACATGTACTTAACAAATACCGACAACGACAACCCTAGACGCAAACTGGTTTTCATGATTTCACAGAGAATTTTCATGATGCCCCTGTTCCCAAATCACCAAATCCTCAAGGGTATGGGTATTGACTGTTATACCTGCAGAATTCCATGAAATAAATCTCTTCGTTTTCTTCATTTCTAGCTAGTGTCACTGTCACCCTGTTTTTTGACAAGCTATCTGATAAGAAACCACTGTTTGATTAACAGGCAGAGTAGATAAGGGAATGTGTTGAAATCTCCTTGAGAAATAATATAAACAGATAGCTAACAGTTTCCCAGTGAAGGTTCACTCAGCACAAGTGTTTTTCATTACTCATCCAAAGAATTTCTGTGTATGCATAGAAAATAGTATAACCAGATAACTAACCGCTGCCCAGTGGAGGTTCAGTGAGCACATCCAATTGAAAAATAGCCTCCCATGATAAATTGGAAGGTTGACATTGCTGAAACAATGCAATACTACTGTACATCTCCTTCGAGAGAAAGGGTAGATGAAATCATGGAACCTCCACTGCAGTAAGTGACAATAATAACACTTCCCACAAAAAGAAGTGATAACAATAACACAACTCAAATAAGGTTCAGAAACCATGGAGCACGGAATGCTAAAGCAAGCAAAATATCAGATGACAAAGATCTGAAACCACGAGTTATCATTGCCTAAAAACCAGAGCATTCTATGCCCTCCAATTCCAGTGCACTTCCTAGTTAATTGGCACAGTTGCAGAGATGCAATGAACTGACAAAACAGAGGCAGAATGTGGCTAATTTTGCATCTCGATTCCTAACTAGGATAGATGCAGGGATACACTAAGACAGCTACCTGATTACTAGTACATTAGTACAGAAATCATGATTCACCATTGCTAAAACACCCACGGGCATCATCCATCACTCGGCTAATGCGCGGAGGACATGGCAATTAGCTCGACCATAAGAGACGGGCAGCTCATGTTCAGAAGTTGGAAGCCATCTGTGGCCACGACGGCTCTCAGATTCGCCGGAGCAGTGAGAAAATTGAAGCACGCCTTCTTCAGCCCCCCACAACCGTGCTGCTCGGACAACGCCAGGATGGTCGCCGCTGTGCTGACGTTGATGTGCTTGCACAGCTTCTGCTCACAGATCAGCTTCAGCCGCCCAATGTTGTACTTGTCCGCCGCGACGAGCAAATGCTGGCAGGTGACTTCTTCGTCTTCCTTGGGCGTCTCCGGCAACGAGCCAGTGTAAGCGAAACAGAGCAGCGCCTTGAATACCTCAACCTCCATGTCTTCCACGCGCACCACCGCGCCGGCAGCATTGCCCTCCTTCATGGGTCCAAAGAGCTTGGCAGCGAAGACCGGCGAGCAGGCCGCGAGCACGCACCTGTGCGCGGGCAGAGTGACACTGCCGACCTCGAACACCACGTCGGCACCCATCTCGGTCTCGAGGAGCCTGCCGAGGTTCTGGCGCAGGTCGCATGGGGGCACGGAGACGAAGGCCGCAGCGTCGTCCACCGCGCGGCAATCGCGGACAACGACGATGTCGCACCGGATGGTGAACGAATCGCCCCTGAGATGCTCGGAGCTCTCCAGGTCCTTCCTGCTGATGAAGGTCGCGTACTCCCAGCCGCCCCAGGAGGTGAATTCGTCCACCGATCTCGACGCCATCGACGCCGCTTGaagcgcctcctcctccccgccgGCGAGACACATGTCGTACTGGGCCTTCACCCCCGCCGCCACGTCTTCGTACAACACCAGGGAGACGGACACGAAATCCGCGACCTCCGGACGTATGCCGTTGGGATAGTACTCGATGCACCAGCGACGGCCGCCGATGGTGAAGGGTCGAGACATGACGCACTTCCCGGTGGGCGTAACCTTGGTGCGGGTGTAGCCGTGGATGGTGAGGAGGTGGTGCCCGCTCGTCGTGTCGGACACGATGGCGGACCTGGACGGCTCTCCGCCGGCGCCCGAGGACGCCATCGCCGGGCTGATCCGCGGGATTGAGATTTGGGCGAGGGTTTTTTGCGCTGTGATGGGGGAAACGGCGGCGGATGGACTCCTCTGGAAGACTCGCCGCCGGGGCGCACATGGCATCGTCTGCAGGTCGTCTAAGGGTAAATCTCAAACGACACCCTCAATTTTCTCCTTAAAATGCAAATACACCATTGCATTTGGCATACAAATACTGTATATAATTAGTCTAAACTTCTTATTACTGAATCATCGTAGTTCTAGCCGTGGAAGACACCTCCTCCCCGGACACATCAGAGCCAGCATCGTCGGTGCTTTCTGAAGCGGCGATTGGTGTGGCTGGGTTTGGAGCAGTGGGGATTTGTCGCGGCTGCTCATCCTAACCACCTTCTTCTGTTAGGCGGCCCGATTGAGGGCGTCATGGGCTTTGCAACTCGCAACCTTGGCTCGTGCTGCGTGCCGGGCAGCGAGCGCCTCCTCCTTCGTTGCACAGTTGACGTGATGAGCGACAGACTTCCCACGTACGCCCCGCTTGGAGGAGAAACGGTGAGCGTCTGGCCCTTCTTGGCATGGGTGGCGTGTGCTTCCTCTTCCTTGACGGCGGCAGGATGAACACAGTCTACGCAGTGGAGAGGGGTACGCCATGGCTGGAGCACGTTACGGCGCTGGCGATGAGGCAAGTAGGGGCATCTAAGGTGGAGGGACCGCGGCTAAGAAGAGGTCACCAACTGACCATGGCTTGTGCAGGGTGAGGTGCGAGTGGCGAAGGGAGGTTTGCGACAACTTTAAAAAGTACTctctctgtaaactaatataagagacTTTAGATCACTATTCTAGTattctaaatgctcttatattagtttacgaaGGGAGTAGATATAAGGGGAGGTGACCAACGAAAAACCAAGGCGTCTGTCGGTCAAAATTAATGGGTCTAGACTGTCTAGACTCCCATACTCGGCCCATCGATTTTTGGTCAATCGCGGACGTCCCACCCAAAATAAGGGTCCATGCTTCAAACCGTTCGATTCAAACATTTGAGGACAAAGTAGGGGTCTGCGTTGGAGATGACCTAATGGCTGAAATGAATTTCTGAGCGAATGCATATGGAAAAGTTACAAATAATTTTCTGAAACAAATCATAAAATTTGATGATATGAAGACGCATACGTGTGTCCATTTTTTAGCCTTGAAAAGAAGTACTAGCATAACTTGTTCTGCAGAAGCTATATTTTAAGTTCTAAATTTACACATGTTGTATGTAGTCATTCATGATTTTTCTCACAAAAATTCAGATTCTACATACGAACTTTGTCCGAAGCTAAAGTATATGGTTcataagagcatctctagcagagcCCTTATCGCGCAGACTTTTAGAGTGAGTATAAGGGCTGCAGAAAACATGTTTTGTGTGCTGGCACGGGCTGCGGCCGAATAGGCTTCGCAAGGTTGGTAAAACAAAATACAAATATTACATAGATATATGGAATCAATATAAATTAAAATCTGAATATTGCATCAGCACCGTGTTTTCAGGATGGCGGTTGCGAGGGATGCAAAGACGGCCAAGAGTCGATCTTTGCCATCTCTTTTTGTTCCTATCCTCGAGCTCCTTTCACGGCGAGGACCCCCACGATCATCAGCTGCCCATTGTTCTCGAGCAGCGTCTTTATGTCCGCGTCGTCGGACGAGGACGAATCCTCTAGCAAAAGTTCCTCGCAAGGGCTCAAATCCATCTACAAATCGCGACGAAGCTCGCATGAATGGAAATCGTTTGCTAAATCTAAC containing:
- the LOC125512879 gene encoding BTB/POZ and MATH domain-containing protein 1-like — encoded protein: MASSGAGGEPSRSAIVSDTTSGHHLLTIHGYTRTKVTPTGKCVMSRPFTIGGRRWCIEYYPNGIRPEVADFVSVSLVLYEDVAAGVKAQYDMCLAGGEEEALQAASMASRSVDEFTSWGGWEYATFISRKDLESSEHLRGDSFTIRCDIVVVRDCRAVDDAAAFVSVPPCDLRQNLGRLLETEMGADVVFEVGSVTLPAHRCVLAACSPVFAAKLFGPMKEGNAAGAVVRVEDMEVEVFKALLCFAYTGSLPETPKEDEEVTCQHLLVAADKYNIGRLKLICEQKLCKHINVSTAATILALSEQHGCGGLKKACFNFLTAPANLRAVVATDGFQLLNMSCPSLMVELIAMSSAH